The following proteins are co-located in the Heteronotia binoei isolate CCM8104 ecotype False Entrance Well chromosome 8, APGP_CSIRO_Hbin_v1, whole genome shotgun sequence genome:
- the RNF148 gene encoding RING finger protein 148 — translation MILPGPTIQRQGVTSFCSLHLSICLLLMHNSQADAFWIANLKISFHVRNTTLWEIAETGVFGKASPLKRVTGVVVPPEELHQNACSSLTNFVKPVDSISWIALIMRGQCSFGKKISVAAEKGAAGVIIYNSPGTGNNIFPMFNFGAEDIVAVMIGNLKGMDMLHLIQNGIQIGVTIEVGKRHYPGLNRYICSIFVFVAFILVYCTYHCVGKLRRARNPIERCQEVLDITTNINQLELRTLKEDDKEVGSNSEICAVCLETYKPKDVARVLRCRHLFHKVCIDPWLLKNQTCPVCKWNVLGAAESIRNEAEPLGIQEPNEAPSSAHLPNDGASCESCGEIPSSSRAQSGE, via the coding sequence ATGATTTTGCCTGGGCCTACTATTCAGAGACAAGGGGTAACATCATTTTGTTCCCTACATCTTAGCATCTGTCTCCTGCTCATGCATAACTCACAAGCCGATGCCTTCTGGATAGCCAATCTCAAGATATCATTTCATGTAAGAAACACAACACTGTGGGAGATTGCAGAAACTGGGGTGTTTGGCAAAGCCTCACCTTTGAAGAGAGTTACTGGAGTTGTGGTGCCTCCAGAAGAATTGCACCAAAATGCCTGTAGCTCCTTAACCAATTTTGTTAAGCCAGTTGACTCCATCAGTTGGATTGCTCTCATCATGAGGGGACAGTGTTCTTTTGGGAAAAAAATAAGTGTGGCTGCAGAAAAGGGAGCTGCTGGAGTAATAATTTATAATTCTCCTGGCACAGGCAATAACATATTTCCAATGTTTAACTTTGGGGCAGAAGATATTGTAGCAGTTATGATTGGTAACCTGAAAGGCATGGACATGTTGCATTTGATTCAGAATGGCATCCAGATAGGAGTAACAATTGAAGTAGGAAAGCGCCATTACCCAGGGCTGAATCGTTACATATGCTCCATTTTTGTGTTTGTGGCATTTATTCTGGTATACTGCACCTATCACTGCGTTGGGAAGCTGAGAAGAGCAAGGAATCCAATTGAGAGATGCCAGGAAGTACTTGACATCACAACAAACATTAACCAGCTTGAGCTTCGGACACTGAAGGAGGATGACAAGGAGGTTGGATCGAATAGTGAGATCTGCGCAGTATGTTTGGAAACATACAAGCCTAAAGACGTGGCACGTGTTTTACGTTGCAGACACCTTTTCCACAAAGTGTGTATTGATCCATGGCTTTTAAAGAACCAGACATGCCCTGTATGCAAATGGAACGTGCTTGGAGCAGCAGAAAGTATTAGAAATGAAGCAGAGCCTTTGGGTATTCAAGAACCAAACGAAGCTCCTTCTAGTGCTCACTTGCCTAATGACGGGGCCAGCTGTGAATCATGTGGAGAAATACCAAGCAGTTCAAGAGCCCAGTCTGGAGAGTAG